One part of the Flavobacterium johnsoniae UW101 genome encodes these proteins:
- a CDS encoding glycoside hydrolase family 97 protein codes for MGFVLKGNEDLSTNFEIKGAKTSTFDETWEQVWGEKKNIRNHYNQLVVDLQQKTGNKRKLQIQFRAFDDGVAFRYVYPKQNVKDSIFIMDEKTTFNLKEDGKAWWIPANRENRDEYLFKDAPVSTLDTVLTPLTIESKNGLALSFHEANLYDFASMTLVNTKGTELKSDLVPWPDDVKVRVKDTFTSSWRTLQIGENPGELITSYLVLNLNEPNKLKNTNSYFKPYKYLGIWWGMHIGKYTFWESDKQGATTKHAEEYIDFTAKEGFHHLLIEGWNKGWTPGWYENRMHMFSFTKNADNFDLEKVVEYGKKKNIELIGYHETGSNLINYLKEVDEGFALYKKLGIHTVKIGHVGSKLNMKQMHFGQFGVNYFRYILEKAAQYDLAVLYHESIKDTGERRTFPNMVSREAARGQEYNAWSEGNPPNHLSIIPFTRLLSGPMDFTPGIFDVEVKQGYPGKRIQGTVGQQLALYVTIYSPIQMLADLPENYEGKPALQFLKDVPTDWEDTKILEGKIGEYITTARKDRNSADWYLGTLTNEKPRNVEVSLSFLDPNAAYEAQIYVDAEGTDQTHNPEAVAISKKTVKASDKLQLKLGGAGGGAVRFKKL; via the coding sequence ATGGGATTTGTATTGAAAGGAAACGAAGACTTAAGCACAAACTTTGAAATAAAAGGAGCAAAAACTTCAACTTTTGATGAAACTTGGGAACAAGTTTGGGGAGAAAAGAAAAATATTAGAAATCACTACAATCAATTGGTAGTTGATTTACAACAAAAAACAGGAAATAAAAGAAAATTACAAATTCAGTTTCGTGCTTTCGATGACGGAGTTGCTTTTAGATACGTTTATCCAAAACAAAATGTAAAAGACAGTATTTTCATCATGGATGAAAAAACAACTTTTAACTTAAAAGAAGATGGAAAAGCGTGGTGGATTCCGGCAAACAGAGAAAACCGTGACGAATATCTTTTCAAAGATGCGCCAGTAAGTACTTTAGATACGGTTTTAACTCCGTTAACAATTGAAAGCAAAAACGGATTAGCATTAAGTTTCCACGAAGCAAACCTGTATGATTTCGCAAGCATGACTTTGGTAAACACAAAAGGAACAGAACTAAAATCAGATTTAGTGCCTTGGCCTGACGATGTAAAAGTTCGTGTAAAGGATACTTTTACTTCTTCTTGGAGAACACTTCAAATTGGAGAAAATCCAGGTGAGTTGATCACTTCTTATTTGGTTTTAAACCTAAACGAACCAAATAAATTAAAAAATACAAACAGCTATTTCAAACCATACAAATATTTAGGAATCTGGTGGGGAATGCACATTGGTAAATATACTTTCTGGGAAAGCGATAAACAAGGTGCTACAACCAAACACGCTGAAGAATATATCGATTTTACAGCAAAAGAAGGTTTCCATCATTTATTGATCGAAGGCTGGAATAAAGGCTGGACTCCAGGTTGGTATGAAAACCGTATGCACATGTTCAGCTTTACGAAAAATGCAGACAATTTCGATTTAGAAAAAGTAGTTGAATACGGAAAGAAAAAGAACATCGAATTAATTGGTTACCACGAAACAGGTTCAAACTTAATTAATTACTTAAAAGAAGTTGATGAAGGTTTTGCTTTATACAAAAAACTTGGAATTCATACCGTGAAAATTGGTCACGTAGGTTCTAAACTGAATATGAAACAAATGCACTTCGGGCAGTTTGGAGTAAATTATTTCAGATACATTTTAGAAAAAGCAGCGCAGTACGATTTAGCAGTTTTATACCACGAATCAATAAAAGATACAGGAGAAAGAAGAACTTTCCCAAACATGGTTTCGAGAGAAGCAGCGCGCGGACAAGAATATAACGCTTGGAGCGAAGGAAATCCACCAAACCATTTAAGTATTATTCCGTTTACAAGATTACTTTCTGGCCCAATGGATTTTACACCTGGGATTTTTGATGTTGAGGTAAAACAAGGTTATCCAGGAAAAAGAATTCAGGGAACAGTTGGACAGCAATTGGCATTGTACGTTACGATTTATTCTCCAATTCAAATGTTGGCAGATCTTCCAGAAAATTACGAAGGAAAACCAGCGTTGCAATTCTTAAAAGACGTTCCAACAGATTGGGAAGACACAAAAATCTTAGAAGGAAAAATTGGCGAATACATCACAACAGCAAGAAAAGACAGAAATAGCGCTGATTGGTATTTAGGAACTTTAACAAATGAGAAACCAAGAAACGTAGAAGTTTCATTATCATTCCTTGATCCAAATGCAGCTTATGAAGCACAAATTTATGTTGATGCCGAAGGAACAGATCAAACACACAATCCAGAAGCCGTAGCAATTTCTAAGAAAACAGTAAAAGCTTCAGATAAATTACAGTTGAAATTAGGCGGTGCCGGCGGTGGAGCTGTTAGATTTAAAAAGCTATAA
- a CDS encoding GH39 family glycosyl hydrolase, with protein MKRILIVLVLIHSIQIIGQNNNAENRIIKVDYKKEAGKLNTMFKECIGAGRANEGLRADWQQQLALVKKECDFKYIRFHGLLSDDMAVYREDEKGNPEYNYQYVDVLFDYIVSLKMKPFVELGFMPNALASGKETIFWWRGNVTPPKDYKKWEDLVRNLTQHFAARYGDEEVKTWYFEVWNEPNLSPGFWSSTQEEYYKLYDYAARGVKAVNKEYKVGGPATAGSAWVSETIDFCTKNNVPMDFVSTHTYGVKHGYLDEFGTSGTILNQDEWSVSGEIINSRKLIAESAKPNLELHYTEWSSSYTPADPIHDSYHSAAYILQKLKQVGNAANSMSYWVFTDIFEEAGPRFTPFHGGFGLLNTQGIKKPAYFSYYLLNKLGETELQNSDKASWTSKNAKGDVQVLLWDFTNTHPGDKELNQTYYIKDLPSKEKGKVKVEIDGMQKGKYLLEIYKVGYKVNDAYADYLAMNKPSQLTREQVNLIKEKNNGAPISTEKITIDGKGTFSREFKINENDVVMLNLIKQ; from the coding sequence ATGAAAAGAATTTTAATAGTATTGGTTTTAATTCATTCAATCCAAATTATTGGACAAAACAATAATGCTGAAAATCGAATCATAAAAGTTGATTATAAAAAAGAAGCAGGAAAATTAAACACCATGTTCAAGGAATGCATTGGAGCCGGAAGAGCAAATGAAGGTCTTCGTGCCGACTGGCAGCAGCAATTGGCATTGGTAAAAAAAGAATGCGATTTTAAATACATCCGTTTTCATGGTTTATTGTCTGATGATATGGCCGTTTATCGCGAAGACGAAAAAGGAAATCCAGAATACAATTACCAATATGTAGACGTTCTGTTCGATTATATTGTTAGTCTGAAAATGAAACCGTTTGTAGAATTAGGTTTTATGCCCAATGCATTAGCAAGCGGGAAAGAAACGATTTTCTGGTGGCGCGGCAACGTAACACCTCCAAAAGATTATAAAAAATGGGAAGATTTAGTTCGAAATTTAACCCAGCATTTTGCGGCACGTTACGGAGATGAAGAAGTAAAAACATGGTATTTTGAAGTCTGGAACGAACCGAATTTATCACCGGGATTTTGGAGCAGTACTCAGGAAGAATATTATAAATTATACGATTATGCCGCTCGTGGTGTAAAAGCAGTAAACAAAGAATATAAAGTCGGCGGACCGGCAACAGCAGGTTCTGCTTGGGTTTCTGAAACAATTGATTTCTGTACTAAAAATAATGTTCCGATGGATTTTGTTTCGACACATACTTATGGTGTAAAACATGGATATCTGGACGAATTCGGAACTTCGGGAACAATTTTAAATCAGGACGAATGGAGTGTAAGCGGTGAAATTATCAATTCAAGAAAATTGATTGCAGAGTCGGCTAAACCGAATCTTGAATTGCATTATACGGAATGGAGTTCATCTTACACGCCTGCAGATCCAATTCACGACAGTTATCATTCGGCAGCTTATATTCTACAGAAATTAAAACAAGTCGGCAATGCGGCAAACTCCATGTCATATTGGGTTTTTACCGATATTTTTGAAGAAGCAGGACCAAGATTTACACCTTTCCACGGCGGTTTCGGATTATTGAATACGCAGGGAATCAAAAAACCGGCTTATTTCTCTTATTATTTATTGAATAAATTAGGAGAAACAGAACTTCAAAATTCAGATAAAGCTTCTTGGACTTCTAAAAATGCAAAAGGAGATGTTCAGGTTTTATTGTGGGATTTTACCAATACACATCCCGGCGATAAAGAGTTGAATCAAACGTATTATATAAAAGATCTTCCGTCAAAAGAAAAAGGAAAAGTAAAAGTGGAGATTGACGGAATGCAGAAAGGAAAATATCTTTTAGAAATTTACAAAGTGGGTTACAAAGTAAATGACGCTTACGCAGATTATCTGGCGATGAATAAACCAAGTCAGTTAACACGTGAACAGGTAAATTTAATAAAAGAGAAAAATAACGGCGCGCCTATTTCGACAGAAAAAATTACAATTGACGGAAAAGGAACTTTCAGCAGAGAATTTAAAATCAATGAAAATGATGTTGTAATGCTGAATTTAATCAAACAATAA
- a CDS encoding glycoside hydrolase family 31 protein: protein MKNSKITTLLSAFMFGFLAVPNANAQIQNADVLNAPIDISKDFQNYLNTFYFADELASFDPATGKGTIKYLRYNYKTRQAFNNMMMKPDVEKANEFPTTEYAESPVLPFEIQFVSDRTVRIKTTSGPQFHPQKESLMLVDGVAPNHPELWKYAKIEGGHSYTSKHGRVEILTKPWHVKIYDEKGKLLTSTLHDTDFKNTYTPTLPFSYVRRNSDYSRSMGAAFSLEPDEKIFGCGESFTQFNKRGSKVVLWTDDANGIQNETMYKPIPFYMSSRGYGVFMHHSTPITVDFGKYFSSANEMYIGDDEADLFFFIGEPKDILDQYTNLTGKAAMPPLWSFGFWMSRITYFSEKEGRDVARDLRKYKIPTDVIHFDTGWFDVDWRNNYEFAKSRFPDATKMMSDLKKDGFQVCLWQLPYFTPKNTLFPEIMDKNLAVRDRKGNLPYEDAVLDFSNPETISWYQGKLKKLFDEGVAVFKVDFGEAAPPDGIYHSGRTGFYEHNLYPLRYNKAVAEITQKEKGYTLIWARSTWAGSQRYPLHWGGDSETTNGAMSAELRGGLSLGLSGFSFWSHDVGGFATKSPENIYRRWTPFGMFTSHVRSHGEPPREPWLYSKEFLEGFRKADNMRYELMPYIYAQAKESSQKGLPMMRALFVEYPNDPGAWLVDNQYLFGSSMLVAPLFEEVEERDVYLPEGTWIDYQTKKVYQSGWHKIKAGEVPIIVLVKDGTAIPHIGLAQSTKDMDWSKLTLKVYASDKTTSATAKVFLPEGDAVQEIKVNKNGNNFEVATNPLNGKTTFKTEWVK from the coding sequence ATGAAAAACTCAAAAATAACCACATTGCTTTCTGCGTTTATGTTTGGATTTTTGGCAGTTCCAAATGCTAATGCTCAGATCCAAAATGCAGATGTATTAAATGCTCCAATAGATATCAGTAAAGATTTTCAGAATTATCTGAACACTTTTTATTTCGCAGACGAACTGGCTTCTTTTGATCCTGCAACAGGAAAAGGAACGATCAAATATCTGAGATACAATTATAAAACACGTCAGGCTTTCAACAACATGATGATGAAACCAGATGTTGAAAAAGCAAACGAATTTCCAACAACAGAATATGCAGAATCTCCTGTTTTGCCATTCGAAATTCAGTTTGTTTCAGATAGAACAGTTAGAATCAAAACTACTTCTGGTCCGCAGTTTCATCCACAAAAAGAGTCTTTAATGCTGGTTGACGGCGTTGCGCCAAATCACCCAGAATTATGGAAATATGCTAAAATTGAAGGAGGTCACAGCTATACAAGCAAACACGGAAGAGTTGAAATTTTGACAAAACCTTGGCACGTAAAAATCTACGATGAAAAAGGAAAATTGCTGACAAGTACACTTCACGATACTGATTTTAAAAACACCTATACGCCAACACTTCCATTTTCTTACGTTCGCAGAAACAGCGATTATTCAAGAAGTATGGGCGCAGCTTTCAGTTTAGAACCAGACGAAAAAATATTTGGCTGCGGTGAATCATTTACACAATTCAACAAACGTGGTTCAAAAGTAGTTTTATGGACGGATGACGCCAACGGAATCCAAAATGAAACAATGTACAAACCGATTCCGTTTTATATGAGCAGCCGTGGTTACGGAGTTTTCATGCACCATTCAACACCAATTACAGTTGACTTCGGAAAATACTTTTCAAGTGCCAACGAAATGTACATTGGAGATGACGAAGCCGATTTGTTTTTCTTTATCGGAGAACCAAAAGATATTTTAGATCAATACACAAATCTGACAGGAAAAGCAGCGATGCCACCACTTTGGTCATTCGGTTTCTGGATGAGTCGTATTACGTATTTCTCAGAAAAAGAAGGGAGAGACGTTGCCAGAGATTTGCGTAAATACAAAATCCCAACCGATGTTATTCATTTTGATACAGGTTGGTTTGATGTAGATTGGAGAAACAATTATGAGTTTGCAAAATCTCGTTTCCCAGATGCTACAAAAATGATGTCTGATTTAAAGAAAGATGGTTTCCAGGTTTGTCTTTGGCAGTTACCATATTTTACGCCAAAGAATACTTTGTTTCCAGAAATCATGGATAAAAACTTAGCAGTAAGAGACAGAAAAGGAAATCTTCCTTATGAAGATGCTGTTTTAGACTTCTCAAATCCAGAAACGATTTCTTGGTACCAAGGTAAATTGAAAAAGTTATTTGATGAAGGCGTTGCAGTTTTCAAAGTAGATTTTGGAGAAGCCGCTCCGCCAGACGGAATTTACCATTCTGGAAGAACAGGTTTCTATGAGCACAATTTATACCCATTACGTTACAACAAAGCAGTTGCAGAAATTACTCAGAAAGAAAAAGGATACACTTTAATCTGGGCAAGAAGTACATGGGCAGGATCCCAGCGCTATCCTTTACATTGGGGAGGAGATTCTGAAACAACAAACGGAGCGATGTCGGCAGAATTACGCGGCGGACTTTCATTAGGTCTTAGCGGATTCAGTTTCTGGAGCCATGATGTAGGAGGATTTGCAACAAAATCGCCTGAGAATATTTACAGAAGATGGACGCCTTTCGGAATGTTCACGTCACACGTAAGAAGCCATGGAGAACCGCCTCGCGAACCTTGGTTGTACAGCAAGGAGTTCTTAGAAGGATTTAGAAAAGCAGATAATATGCGTTACGAGTTAATGCCATATATCTACGCTCAAGCAAAAGAAAGTTCTCAAAAAGGTTTGCCAATGATGCGCGCTCTTTTTGTAGAATATCCAAACGATCCAGGAGCTTGGTTAGTAGATAATCAATATCTATTTGGATCAAGTATGTTGGTTGCACCACTTTTTGAAGAGGTTGAAGAAAGAGACGTTTATCTTCCAGAAGGCACTTGGATCGATTACCAAACTAAAAAAGTGTACCAATCTGGTTGGCATAAAATCAAAGCTGGCGAAGTGCCAATCATAGTTTTAGTAAAAGACGGAACTGCAATTCCGCATATCGGTTTAGCGCAGTCGACAAAAGATATGGATTGGAGCAAATTGACATTGAAAGTTTACGCAAGCGACAAAACCACTTCGGCAACAGCTAAAGTATTTTTACCTGAAGGTGACGCAGTACAAGAAATAAAAGTGAACAAAAACGGAAACAATTTTGAAGTAGCTACAAATCCGTTAAACGGAAAAACCACTTTTAAAACGGAGTGGGTTAAATAA